AAGTTGAGTGTGCATGACTTGGCAAGTAATATTGATTCCTGCTTCAATTACTTGCGTAGAAATTAGAACGTAGCAATTGCCATCGTCTTTCCAGTCTTGAGCAAATATAGTTTTGAGGTCGGTTTCTTTTTGGGCGCGGTGTTCTGGTAAGAATCTAGAATGCAGCAGTGTAACGTGCAATCTTTCATTATGGTTTAGTTCTTCTAAATCCCTAAATAATCCCTGAGCCTGAGAAACAGTGTTACAGATGACTATCACTCGTTTACGCCCGTAAACTTGAATATCATTTAGGATAATCGAAGCGTTGAGCGGACGGGATACAGCTTGGAAGGTACGGCAGCGATCACCTTCTATCACCTGTAAATCTGCGTCTTCAATTTGAATAATTTCCATGATTAATCAATCAAGTCTTTGATTTGGATGGCAAGTTCATTTGTAAGTGTGGCGGTCATCAGTAAGAATGGTGCGATACCTTTGACCTGTTGCAAAACTTTCAGCACAGTAGCGAAAGAACGGTCTGGGTCAAGCAGATGTAATTCATCAAATACTAAGTAGGAAGCGAAAATCGCTCCTGAGTTCACATTAGCAGAACCACGACCGACTGAATAGGGAATATTGAGGAAACTGCTTAACATTTGGTCAATTGTGCAGAAGACTATATCACCTTCAAAACGAGGGTCTTCTGGGTTTTCTCCTGTTTGCAGAGTTACTACGGGGGAACGGGATGATGGATAAGCCTTTTCCCAGTTCACAACTAATATTTCAGTCCGTTGGCGGAGACTGTTGGCCAATGTTCGCAGAGGTACAACGTAGATGAGTTTGTTGGGGAAGTCTATATTGAGGGCTTTGGCGAAGAGGAAGGGTGCGATCGCTGTTTCCGTTTTTCCTGAACCTGTTGGTGCGCGGAGCAGGATATCTTGGTGATTGAGGAGTTTAGCGATCGCTTCTCGTTGAAAGTTGCGCGGGGGAAATGTAGTCAGGGTTTGGAAATATTTATCAATCATAATTGATAAAATGAATTAGGATAATTTTTGAGATTGGTCAGTAATTAGTTATAAATTTTCAAATTTATACTACAGTCCTCACTGATTACTGACTATTATTGATTGCTTACTGATTGTGCGAGGAATTATGCTGCTAACTGAACGTCGCGCTGATCGAGTGGTTCTCTACAATATCAGTTGGCAAAAATTTGAGAATTTATTAGTAGACTTAGGTGAAAGTCGTGCAGCTAGGGTAGCTTATGATGATGGTACGTTAGAGATTATG
This region of Nostoc sp. UHCC 0302 genomic DNA includes:
- a CDS encoding DEAD/DEAH box helicase family protein, translated to MIDKYFQTLTTFPPRNFQREAIAKLLNHQDILLRAPTGSGKTETAIAPFLFAKALNIDFPNKLIYVVPLRTLANSLRQRTEILVVNWEKAYPSSRSPVVTLQTGENPEDPRFEGDIVFCTIDQMLSSFLNIPYSVGRGSANVNSGAIFASYLVFDELHLLDPDRSFATVLKVLQQVKGIAPFLLMTATLTNELAIQIKDLID